DNA sequence from the Candidatus Rokuibacteriota bacterium genome:
ATCCTCAACCCGCGGGCAGTCAAGGAGCGCGGGAAAGCCTACGGGCGGCATCCCGTGGGCACCGGGCCGTTCAAGTTCGTCGAGTGGAAGGAAGCCGACTACATCCTCCTGGAGCGGAACCCGAACTACTGGGAGACCGATTCAGCGGGGAACCGGCTCCCCTACCTCGACAAAGTGCTCCTGAAGTTCATCATCGAGCCCTCGACGCTGGTCGCCGCGCTCAAGACCGGCGAGGTGGACGGGGTCAACTTCGTGCATCCCCAGTTCGTCGCCGACCTGCGGCGCGACCCGAAGCTCAACGTCTTTACGGCGGTCGGCGGGAACTGGCGGTGCCTGCACATGAACATCGCCAAAGAGCCGTTCAGCGACAAGAACCTCCGCAAGGCGGTCGCCTTCGCCATCGACCGCAAGGAGATCCTCAAGCGCGTGGAGTTCGACGAGGGGATCGTCGCCCACGGCCCCATCTCTCCCCCCATGGGCCCGTTCTACGATCCGGCCTTCGAGACCGGCAAGAACGGCCAGTACTACGACCTGGAGCAGGCCAGGGCCCTGGTCAGGCAGTCGCGCTACCCCAACGGGGCCGAAGTCATGCTCCTGAGCAACAACGCCGGCTACGGTCCCCGGCAGGCCGAGGTCCTCCAGGCCCAGCTCGCCAAGATCGGCATCAAGGTGAACATCCAGCTCGCCGACTCCCCCACCTTCCGCCGTCGCTGGCTTCAGGAGCGGCAGTGGGACCTGGTGCAGATCCAGTGGGACGCCGACCTGGACCCGGACGAGACCCTGTACCCGGAGCTCCACTCCGGGGAGACGTGGAACGCCGGCCGCTGGGTGAACAAGGACTTCGACCGGATGGTCGAGGCGGCGCGGTCCGAGGCCGACCAGAAGAAGCGCAAGCGCTTCTACGAGGAGGCTGTCCGCCTGATCATCGAGGACGCGCCCGTGGCCATCATGCTCCACGTCAACGAGCAGAAGGTCTTCCACAAGTATGTGAAGAACTTCCAGATGATCCCGGCCAACCTCATCAACATGCACGCGGTCTGGCTGGACAAGGCGTAACGGCGCGAAGGCGGGAGGCGAGTGCCGGCCCGCCAGGTCAGGCGCCGGAAGGCGGGCGAAAACGCCCGAAGGGGTTAGCGCGGGTTTGCGCTAACCCCTTCGGCCCGGCCATAGTCGGGCAGTCCGTCTCCCTTCGGTTTGCCAGCGCGGCCCGCACGGCTCCGATCAGCTCCGGCACGCGGAAGGGTTTCTCCAGAAACGCGTTCGCCCCGATCTCGCGCAGCGAGGGGTCTTCGGGTCGGATGCTCCGAGCGCTGAAGAGAATCACCACCGTGGTGGGATCGTGGGCGCGGGCGGCCCGGGCCACTTCCCAGCCGGTTATATCCGGCATCACGATGTCAGCGAGGACGAGATCGTAGGGTTCGCGCTTAAGGCAGGCGAGGGCCTCCTGCCCCCCAGCGGCGCCCTTGACCTCGTAGCCGGCGGTCGCGAGCACCTCGACCAGGACCTCCCGGAAGAAACGGTCATCGTCCACAACAAGGACACGCCATCCCGGAGGCGGCACCACCGTCTTCCCCGGGCTGCCCGTAGCGGCTGGGAGCCGAATGGTGAAGTGGCTCCCTTCACCCTCTATGCTGTCAGCCAGAAGGTCGCCCCCGTGACGGCGCACGATCTCCCGTGACACGCTGAGCCCAAGGCCAGTACCGCCTGCCTTGGTCGTGAAAAATGGTGTGAACAGCTGGGCCTTGATCTCGTCGGCGATTCCGACTCCCGTATCGGCGACCCTGAGCAGGACGTCGTTCCCGTCGAGCGTGCTCTCGAGCGTCAGGATCCCTCCCTCCGGCATCGCCTCAATAGCGTTGACGATAAGATTGACGAGCACCTCGACTAGCTCGGAAGGCCGGCCCACCACCGGCGGGACCTCCTCCAGATCCAGGCGGACCTCGATGGGCACCGACCGCGTCCGGGCCTGACGAATCAGGGAGTCGGTCAGCGCTACGACCTCCCGGATGACGCCATTTACCTCCACACGCGTGACCGGCTGTTCCGCGCGCGCACCCGTGAGCGCGCGCAGGCGCCTGAGGATTTCGCTCCCTCGCGTCACGTGACGCGCGATGATCTGGAGCCCTTCGGTGAGCTCCGCCGGCGTCCACCGACCCCTTTCCAAAGAAAGGAGGAGGAGACTGCTGTGCGTGAGCAGGGTCGCGAAGAGGTTGTTCAGGCTGTGGAAGACCCCTGCGGCCATGCGGCGAACCGTCTCCGCCGTCTCGATCTGCTGGGCATCGCGCGAGTCGAGCATCACTGTTCCCCGGAAGCCTCAGGCCCTCTAAGCACAGGCCAAGCTGACCTACCTGGCGTCGAGGACGGGAATCGCCTGCGCTCGGGCCGGCAGGAGCCCGAGGGTCTCCGGGTTTGGATCCGCCATAGCTAGCGCCAGGACAGCCGCGCGGGAAAGGAGTTGATGTCTGACCGCCTTACTTCGACCGGGCCTGATCGCGTCGACGCCCGGCCGCTCCCGCCTTGGCAGTTCGGGGACCATATGCTGCCGCATCAAGGACGTTTTTCGCGGATCGAATTGATATGCCGCATCGCGCTGCAATAGCCAGGCCAGCCGTTTGGAAGTTCGGACATGGCCCATTCGACAATGAAATTCGCGCAGATGGGCCCCAAGGTTCGACAAGGGTTTCAGAGACAAGCTACAAAAACCGTAGCTGGAGCCCCAAAGGGTTGGAGAACTTCCAGATGATCCCGGCCAACCTCATCAACATGCACGCGGTCTGGCTGGACAAGGCGTAACGGCGCGAAGGCGGGAGGCGACTGCCGGCCCGCCAGGTCAGGCGCCGGCAGACGGGCGAAAACGCCCGAAGGGGTTAGCGCGGGTTTGCGCTAACCCCTTCGGGTTTTCGATCGCGGCGGACGGACGAGCCTACGTCTCGGCCTGGAGCCACTCCGGGTTCACGTACAGGCGGTCGGACGGCGGGAGACGGCCTTTGATGACCTCCCGGAGCGCCGCTTCTTCCTCCCGCAGCAGATGCGGATTCACCAGGCCGCGCGTGACCGCCTCCCAGTAGACCCGCGTCCGGCTCTCAAGCAGCGTGGGCACGCCCCGCCAGGCCTCGTGTCGCGACGGGATGCCCAGCTTCCGATACAAGCCGCTCACGATCCGCTCCACGCTCTGCCGCGATGTCCCGAGGAGCCATGCGATCCCGTCATTCGTCACTCCCAGGCACACATAAATCAGGACGGTAAATTCCACGTCGCTCAGCTCCCGCGACGGCGAGTTTTTCAACTGCTGGTTGAATATCTCGGTGAAGGACACCTCGTAAATAAACACTTGCTCCACGCAGTTTTGCACCAGTCGCTTCGGCACCGATCCCTTGTCCAGCAGGCCCCAGGCGGCGGGCCTGTACCGCTCTTCAGCGATCAGCTTTTCCACCTGATGGAGGTATCCCGCGTCGTGGGCGTGGACCGTTCGAAAGAGGATGCGCGTCCGGATGTCCTTATCGTCCCACCTTGCCTCGAGGACCCTCCGCGCGATCACCACGCCAGAGTTCTTCTGGGCACCGAAGTCAAGGTCGAGCACCAGGTTTTCGATTCGCTCCTGCACCGCGGTCTTGATCGCCTCCTCGGGTGTCAAGGCACTGAACAGCTCCGCCGACGGCCACCGTTCGCGGATCCACAAACCGATCTGGGCGATGGCGTCCTGCGAGTCGTCAGCCACCAATACCCTGAGGGGTTCGTCGTCCGTCCGCACCCGCTGTGTCATTCGTCCGAACCCGGCATCGGTTGGTCCCCTCCGCCTTCCCCGGCGCCGGTCTGACCACCGGGCTCCCGCATCACGCGAATGACGACGGTCGTGCCCCCCTCGGGGGAGGTCCGTCGGTACGCGAGCTCGGCTCCGATTTCCTCGGCGCGGCGAAACATCAAACCGGTCCCACGACTCTCCACAAACGGGCCGCCGTCGCCACGGCCGTTATCCCGCACCGCGATCTCAACCGCCCCGGGCCGAGGTGAGCGGACCACGACGGCGATCCTCGTGCCGCGCGCGTGCTTTCGCGCGTTGATCACCGCCTCCAGGACGATCCGGTACAGGAGCACGATATGGGCCGGCTCGCGCAGGCTCCGCACGATCACCGCGTCCGTCACCTCCGAGGGGCAGTCGAACTCGACGACCGCGGCCCGGTCGTAGCGCCGCATCCGCATCCCCGCATCCTCCAGGCGTCGGCGGATCGTCGCGAGGAACCCTTCCGTTTCGAGGTCGCTCGGGTAGTGATTGTTCATGATCCGCCGCAGGTCCCTGACCAACGCGTCGAGCTGCGTTTGGGCCTCGGCGTAATCGCTCTCGTCGATCGCTGTCGCCAGGTAGGCGCATCGCGTATTGAGAACCTCGTGGTGAATCTCCTCCCCGATACGCACCTCCTGCTGCTCAATGTGCGCGAGCAACTGGCGGCGCCGCGCCTCCAGCCGTTGAACCTCTTGCTCGAGTTTCTCCAGGTCCTCCCAAAACCGATCCAGCGTCACATCCACCGCCAGCTCCAGGTCCTTCCGCGCATCCGACTTGTCCTCACCGCCGTTCGACGCGTCCTCAAGCCCCGTCGCCACGTCGTGGATGATGCGGCTGATCTCGTGATTCCGAAATCGCCCCAACCTCTGAAACGTCCCCCGCATGGCCGCCCGAATCCCATGGTGCGGGTCACGCAACACGGGCAACAGTCGGGCGTAATGCTTCCGCCGAAACCACTCCGGATGGTCCTGGGCCGCGCTATAGCACGCGACGGCGGCGTTCCGCCGCAGGTAATCCGACGCGTCCTCCAGCGCGCTCACCAGCACATCGATCTCCTCTCCGGACGCGAGACTCACTGCGCGACGGTGGAGATCGAATTTACCCGGCCTCGGCGTCCACTCGTAGGGGATGAGGAATAAGTCGCAATACAGTGCCGTGCGAGGCGACAGCGGACTCGGAGATACGGCATACGTCAGGACCCGAAGCAGCGCTGCGGCCATCGCTCGCACTTTGGGAGCCTGTCCGGGATCCAGAAGAACGGATTCGAGAAGCGATGCGTCGGAGGTGGAGCGCCATGTCTTCGGCCGCTCGCTCCGCGCGGGCCGCGTGCCCGCCGGCCGCTCCCATGCCCGACTCAGCATCCCGAGAAGCATCTCGATGGCCTTATCAAGGGCCAGCGCGAGACGCGCTTTCGCATCGTGTGACAAGGAAGGCATGGCCCCGCCACCGGACCACCCCCCATTGTCCCCGCCGAGGGGGAACTCCTTGTTCGCGTGCAACACGCGCCTCCGCTCGACCAGTCCGGCCGCGGCAGGATGCCACGCAGGGAGCGGGGTGTTGGCCTGCAAGAGCCTCAGAACACTCCGCGTCAGCCCTCGGGAGGTCGCGCCGGAGGCGAATCTCCTCACGACGTCACGGATCAACGCCAGCACGTTCCGACACGCTGCCAGGAACGAACCGTGAGCATCCATCGCCGCGCGGTCATGCCTCATCGCATTCAGGCAGGACCCGACGACCTCCCCGAGCCGTCCGATAGCACGTTCGAATTGCGCCCACAACCGATTATCCCGCTCGCTACTGCTTTCCAACTCCCTCTCCCAGCTATCGAGGACCTCGTTGAAGAATCGCAGCACCTCCTCGAGGTCGAGACCCCCCCAGCCTGTGACGCCGCTGTGAGACGACCTCATCAATCGTGCCTCGAGCGCTCGCGTCCGACCTCGCAATAGTTCCGCCTCCGTTCGGACCACATCAGCAGCCAGGGACACCAGGGCCGGACAGTCACCGGCTGTGTCGAAGGCGACCTCCACCAGCGGATCACGAAAACTCAACTGCAGTTGGACCAGCAGGTCCTCGAGCGCCTCGATGGTCGGCTGCTGGTTCGCCTCCAGGAGCGACAGCAGAACTTCCCTGGCTGAGGCGATCTTCGCCGCCGTTTCAGCGGGTTCCGCGCGCAGGAGCTCAAGGTTCAGCCGGAGAAGAGACTCCCGGAACGTTTTTGGGTCGCTCGCCACAGCTCCTCCTACCTCACAGAGTCTCTACGGGGGCGCGCCTTCGAATCGGAACCTCACGCGCAGGGAGGGAAGTATCAACCGACGAACCGCGGTGTGCAGTAGGCATTGGGGAAACGGACCGCCATATCCCCGGCGAGGGTGCCAGCTCAGCCGTACGGAAGAATTGTACCACCGGAACTTTGTGCCTGCCCTTGGAGCCCACGCGCCGGCCCCGTGGTTCCTGCGCATTCTCTTCCGACGGCCCGCTGGCGCCAGCCCGGCGCATTTCGCGACAGCCGCCGTACGAAGCCCCGCGACCGGCCGCAGTGAAGACTTCCCTCAGCGGATGAGGGCTTCCCCTCAGCGCCCGCGCCTCCCTGCAGGAAGTCCCTCACAAATTGACGAATCTCATCCCCTCCCTTTCCCAGTCTACTGAGAGCATCTTCGGTCTCCATCGGCGAGCGAAAAGGGAGGCACCATGACATCACGCGGCTCAAAAAATCCGGCCAGCCCGACCATGTTCACACCGATCCGAACGCTGACTGCGGCGGTCGGTCTCCTACTTGCAGTCGCCCTCTCGATCACCCTGTTCCCGGGATCGATCTCCGCTCAATCCTTCCCGGGCGGCTTCGTCGAGAAATCCTTCAGCAACTCCACCCGGCCCAGATTGACCCCAGCCCAAATCCAGGCCTTCGTCCCTGCGCGAGGCAAGTTCACCTTCCCCGCCCCGTATCACACCGAAGGCATCCGGCTCACCAACGACACGGACTGCGGCGGGACCGACTGCGTCAACTACGTCGGCTACTCCTACTGGCGCAACATCAATAACCACGCCGGCAGCGACACCCTGCTCATCTTCCTCGGCCTGGACCGGGCCCGCGGCGGCCCCGGGTCCACCCTCTTCAGCTACAACAAGGCCACCGACCAGGTGACGAACCTCGGGCCCCTCTTTGATTCCTCGAGTCGCTTCACCTGGGCCAGCGGCGAAGGCTGGTATTTCAGCGCGACCCAGCCGACCAAGCTCTACGTCAACCTCCCCGTCACCTCCTCCCTCCTCCGCTACGACGTGACCACCCGCACCTTCGAGACGGTCTTCGACGTCGCCACCCGCCCGGACCTGTTCGGCCCCAACCGCTACCTCTGGCAGTTCCACTCCAGCGACGACGACACGGTCCATTCCGCCACCCTGCGCGACGGCAGCACCTACGAGATGCTCGGCTGCCTCGTCTATCGCGAGCCCACGCGCGAGTTCCTCTGGTTCCCCCGCCTCACGACGAACTTCAACGAGTGCAACCTCGATAAGAGCGGCCGCTGGCTCCTCATCCTCGATGGCTCGGTCGGCCTCGACAACCGCATCGTCGACCTGCAGACCGGCACGGAGACCCTCATCCTCGACCCCGCCGGGGCCCTCGGGCACCTGGACCTGGGCGACGGCTATGCCGTCGGGGCGGATAACTGGAACCTGCTGACGAACGCGACGATCCTCATCAAGTTCCCCCCGGCCAGCACGACGCGGCCCGTGGGCCCAGAGGTGCATTACAACCCCGACTGGAGCACCGCCAAAGTCAACCACGTCTCCCACCAGAACCGCAAAGCCGGCGTGGCCCCGGAGCAGCAGTACGCCTGCGGCAGCAATCTGGACTCCGTGACGACCCGGGAAAACGAGATCGTCTGCTTCCGCCTCGATACCTCCTATGACGAGCTCGTGGTCGCCCCGGTCATGACCGATCCCAATGCGCCGGGCGGGGGCGATTTCTACTCCAAAATGCCCAAGGGCAATCTGGACGTGACCGGCCAGTACTTCCTCTGGACGAGCAACCTGGGAGGGAACCGGCTCGACGCGCTCCTGGTGAAAGTCCCGGCCCACCTCCTGGTCCCCCCCCCCGACGGCACCCCCCCCACGGTCTCGATCACGGGGCCGACCGCGGGGGCGACCGTCACCGGCGCCGTGACCGTCTCAGCCACGGCCACGGATAACGTCGGCGTCGTCGGGGTCCAGTTCAAGCTCGACGGCGCTAACCTCGGCCCTGAAGTCACCGCGGCCCCCTATGCCATCGTGTGGGATACGACGACGGCCCCCAATGGCAGCCACACCCTCACGGCTGTCGCCCGGGACGCCGCGGGCAACACCGCCACCTCCCCCGGCGTGACGGTCAGCGTGTCCAACACCAGCGCCAGCGGCCCGACAGGCTCGGGCGGTCTGGCAGCGGAAAACGTCGTCTGGACCAGTCTCGTCAACGCGACGGCCAGCGGCAACTCGCTCCAGAAGACCAGCGGCTGCGACGGCTGCCCCGACGCCGGCGCTACCTCCCAGCAGCTCATCACCGCCGGCGATGGGTACGTGGAGTTCACCGCGTCGGAGACCAGCGCGCTGCGCTTCGCGGGGCTCAGCACCAGCAACCCCGGCACCAGCGCCGCCGAGATCAAGTTCGCCATCCGCCTCCAGTCCGGGGTCGCCGAGGTGCACGAAAGCGGCCTCTACCGCGCCGGGACCTGGTTCGCGACCGGCGATGTCTTCCGCGTCGCCCTCGAATCGGGCGTCGTCAAGTACTACCAGAACGGCCGCCTCCTCTACACGAGCACCCTCGCGCCCACCTACCCGCTCCTCCTCGATACCGCCCTCTTCAACCGCTCCGCCACCATCACCAACGCCGTGATCGCCAGGGCCCGCTAGAGCATGGCAGAGCGGCCGGTAGAGCCCGAGGCCTTGGCAGCCCAGCACCACTCGATCCGGAGCGAGCCCTGCGGACAGTCGTGGGGAGGATGAGGCGCCGCTTCGTGCGGCTGTCCATCCTCCTCGTGGCGGTCTCCCTGCTGACCCCGCCCCTCACGACCCCCGCCGAATCGCTGACCCTCTCCCTGTCCGCGACGCCGAGCAGCGCGGTATCGGGCCAAGCCGTCAGCGTCTCCCTGAGCGCAACCAACTCCGGGGGCCCCTCGTCGGTGGATCTCTACTTCGGGCTCCTCAACCCCAGCGGGACCCTCACCCTCTTCACCTCTGCCGGCACACAGACCGCCAGCCTCTCCACCCTCTCGGCGTGGACTCCGATCGCCACGCGCGTCTCGCTCGCCAGCCCGTTCACCGTCGGCCCAGTGTCAATCTTCTCGCTGACCTTGGGGGACAGCGATCCGGCGGGGACCTACATCTGGTTTCTCGCCGTGCTCACACCGGGAGCCCTCGCGGACAACGCGGTGGAAGCCAGCGAGGTGGTGGCGCTCGGCACGGCGACGTTCACCCTCTCCAGCATTTCGAGCACCTCCCTGGTCTTCCAGGCGACCAACTACACGGGCCCCTACCCGGACCCTGCGCTGGTCGCCTTCACGACGCGCGCCGGCGCGGTGGTCCAGACGCTGGCGTTTCCCGAGCAGGTGCAGGTGTTTTTCACCCCGAGCACGTCGGCCGATGCGGCGAAGCAGACCCTCGCCGCGCTGGGCGCCACGGTCCTCGCCCAGATCCCGAAGATCGGGTACTACCTCGCCGGCGTCAGCCGTGGCGGTGAGGCGACCTTCATTAGCAGGGTCCGCCAGGACTCCGCGGTGCTCGAGGCGCTCCCCAACGGGTTCCTGATGGACGAGGCCGACCCCGTCTTCCTCGACGTGGGCGCCCTGGACCGGCCGGTCCCGCTCAACGTGCCTGCCGGGGGCGGCGCGATCGTGATCGACGCGAACTTCAACACCGCCCTCGGGCACGGGGCGCTCGTGGATCGCACGATCACGACGAACGGCGGCACGGTCGGCGCCCAGGTCAGCACCCAAGTCCTGACCGTGGGTGGGCGCCGCCTCGATCCCATGGACCGCATTCAGGCGGCCATCATCGCGAGCGCCGAAGGCAGCCGGATCTTCAATCCCGGAAACCCCGTCCTCCTGAATCTCTCCCGAGGGCCGGCGACGCCCGCCAACTGCCCGGGGTGTCGGGCCTACGATCAGCGATGGGAAGAGTTCATGGAGAACAACGTCCTGCGGCCGATCAGCCAGCTCCCGGACGATGTGCGGCGCAACGTCGTCCTCACAAAATCGCTCGGCAATGTCTCCGTGGACCTCACGGCGCGGGTGGCAAACCTCCGCGCCCGGTTCCCCGAGGTCCTCGACAGTAACCTGCTCCTCGTCGAGGCGACGGACCCGAGAGCCGGCTCCAACCGCGCGAACGACCGCGCCGTGGTTCGGGTGCCCGGGTGCATCACGGCCGCGGACGGCAGCGTGCATTGCGGGACCTCGTTCGCGGGCCCCCACGTGCTGGCCTTCGGCGAGCGCGCGCTCGGCGACCCGGCGCTGTCGGGTCTCACCCCCTCCGAACTCGTCGCCGCGATGCGAAACGCCCAGCTAAGCCTCGGCTCGGGGGACCTGACGTTCGCCGCCGTCCGCCAGTCCGGGCAGGTGGTCCTGGCGCCGCCCGCGGGCGTGTCCGTGGCAGCGACGTGCTGCATCCAGAGCGGCGGCTGCCCAGGAGAGACAGGCACCAGTTGCGCCTCGACGTGCTGCTGCTGCCCGGAGGGCCAGCGCTGCTGCCCCGACGTGACCCGCGGCTGCTGCGCTGCCGGGATCAGCGACCGTTGGGACCCCGCGCGGTTCCGACGAGCCCTGTGGTCGCCGGAGCATGGTCACTTGCTCCGGCGAGTGCAGGAGTGCAACGGCCCCATCGCGGCCCGCGGGATCGCCGGCTCGATCACGCCTCCCCCTTCTCCCATGTCACGCGCTGGCGCCTCGTGATGAACCTGAAGAACCCAGCCGCCGTGGCCAGGCTCAGGAGACAGACAATATACGGAACGGTCAGGAGCGGGATTTTCCGTCTCGCGTCCCGGAGCCCATACCCGGCCAGCGCTGCCGCGTAGAACGCGATCTGCCCCGCCAGCGCCGAGCGGTAGAGGAAGCCGTCCGCCATCCCCAGGGTCGCCCCCAACGCCACGACCTGAAGGAGCGGGGTGAGGAGCCGGAGGCCCTTGTGGGAAACGGTTTGGAGCCACAGGCGGTTCTGGAACGGATTCAGGAGCCAGGGTTCCCTCGCGAAGAGCTGGAAGTTTCCCGAGAGGGTGCGAACCTTCCGCGCGAACTCTTCCCGGGCTGACGCCGCGACCCGGTCCCACGCCCGCGCGCGCGGCTCAAACACCACCCGGTACCCCCGACGCGCAATCCGCAGCGGGATCAGGACGTCGTCCAGGATCGTGTCCACGGCGAGCGGCTCGAACAGCTCCCGGCGGATCGCGTAGATGGCGCCTGTTGCGCCCACCGTCGAGTCCACGCAGCTCTCGTTTCGCCGGATGAATTTCTCGTACCGCCAGTAGACGCCCACCCCTTCGCCCACGGCCGGGCCGTCCGCCGCTCGACCCAGCATCAGCTCACCGCTCACCGCGCCGACGCCGGGGTCCACGAACGGCTCCACCAGCTCGCGAAGGCTGCCTGGCTCGAAGACCTGCCGCGCATCGGCCAGAAGCACGATCTCCCCGCGCGCCTTCGGCACCAGGTCGCTCAGCACCGCGGGCTTCCCGCGGCGCGTCTCGAATGAAATGACCGTCACCCCGGCATGCTCGTAGCTCCGGGCCAGTTCGGCCGTACCGTCGGTGGAGCCATCGGACCCCACCACGATCTCGAGGCGGTCTCGGGGATAGTTGAGCGAGAGGAGATTTTCGAGCCTGCGCGTGATCCTGGCGGCCTCGTTATGCGCCGCAATCAACACGCTCACGGCCGGTTCGCCCCTCCGCCGGCGCACCGGCCGGGGCCGGAGCCAGGCCCACACCCGGATGAGAGCGGGATACCCGAGGTAGGTGTAGCCCAGCAAGAGGGCGGAGAGCCAGAAGAGGACCCGCTCCACGCCTGGGCTCAGGACGGCGGTCTCGCCGGCCCTCCTGCCGTCGGGGAGATCGCGGGAGCCAGCGCGTCGAAATCCGCGCCGAGGCCCTTCCCGCCCGGCGCCGCCTTCCGGTACGGGGAGGAGGCATTCAGGCGATAGTCGCCGCCCGTGAGATCCGCGAAGCCCACGTGATCGAGCGAGCGGGGGAAAAAGTTCCCGGGTGGGTAGAGCGCCGCGCTGCCCCCAACGATGACGTTGTTCGTGATGACCGCATCGGGAGCGTATCTCCTGATCGTCGCCATGCCGGGACCGGTGCCTGATCCGATGATGCCGTACGCGTTGTGCAGCGCGATATTACCGGCGAACGTGAACCCCCTGTGCTGTTTGCCGTCCACCGCGAGGATGCTTCCCGTCTGAACGGCGGTATTGTGTGTGATGGCGACATCTTCCGTTTCCTCGAGGAGCTGGAAGAGC
Encoded proteins:
- a CDS encoding ABC transporter substrate-binding protein, translated to ILNPRAVKERGKAYGRHPVGTGPFKFVEWKEADYILLERNPNYWETDSAGNRLPYLDKVLLKFIIEPSTLVAALKTGEVDGVNFVHPQFVADLRRDPKLNVFTAVGGNWRCLHMNIAKEPFSDKNLRKAVAFAIDRKEILKRVEFDEGIVAHGPISPPMGPFYDPAFETGKNGQYYDLEQARALVRQSRYPNGAEVMLLSNNAGYGPRQAEVLQAQLAKIGIKVNIQLADSPTFRRRWLQERQWDLVQIQWDADLDPDETLYPELHSGETWNAGRWVNKDFDRMVEAARSEADQKKRKRFYEEAVRLIIEDAPVAIMLHVNEQKVFHKYVKNFQMIPANLINMHAVWLDKA
- a CDS encoding response regulator, producing the protein MLDSRDAQQIETAETVRRMAAGVFHSLNNLFATLLTHSSLLLLSLERGRWTPAELTEGLQIIARHVTRGSEILRRLRALTGARAEQPVTRVEVNGVIREVVALTDSLIRQARTRSVPIEVRLDLEEVPPVVGRPSELVEVLVNLIVNAIEAMPEGGILTLESTLDGNDVLLRVADTGVGIADEIKAQLFTPFFTTKAGGTGLGLSVSREIVRRHGGDLLADSIEGEGSHFTIRLPAATGSPGKTVVPPPGWRVLVVDDDRFFREVLVEVLATAGYEVKGAAGGQEALACLKREPYDLVLADIVMPDITGWEVARAARAHDPTTVVILFSARSIRPEDPSLREIGANAFLEKPFRVPELIGAVRAALANRRETDCPTMAGPKGLAQTRANPFGRFRPPSGA
- a CDS encoding response regulator transcription factor, producing MTQRVRTDDEPLRVLVADDSQDAIAQIGLWIRERWPSAELFSALTPEEAIKTAVQERIENLVLDLDFGAQKNSGVVIARRVLEARWDDKDIRTRILFRTVHAHDAGYLHQVEKLIAEERYRPAAWGLLDKGSVPKRLVQNCVEQVFIYEVSFTEIFNQQLKNSPSRELSDVEFTVLIYVCLGVTNDGIAWLLGTSRQSVERIVSGLYRKLGIPSRHEAWRGVPTLLESRTRVYWEAVTRGLVNPHLLREEEAALREVIKGRLPPSDRLYVNPEWLQAET
- a CDS encoding glycosyltransferase family 2 protein, coding for MERVLFWLSALLLGYTYLGYPALIRVWAWLRPRPVRRRRGEPAVSVLIAAHNEAARITRRLENLLSLNYPRDRLEIVVGSDGSTDGTAELARSYEHAGVTVISFETRRGKPAVLSDLVPKARGEIVLLADARQVFEPGSLRELVEPFVDPGVGAVSGELMLGRAADGPAVGEGVGVYWRYEKFIRRNESCVDSTVGATGAIYAIRRELFEPLAVDTILDDVLIPLRIARRGYRVVFEPRARAWDRVAASAREEFARKVRTLSGNFQLFAREPWLLNPFQNRLWLQTVSHKGLRLLTPLLQVVALGATLGMADGFLYRSALAGQIAFYAAALAGYGLRDARRKIPLLTVPYIVCLLSLATAAGFFRFITRRQRVTWEKGEA